In Lactobacillus xylocopicola, the genomic stretch TGCACGCCGGTGGTAAGTTTGGTGGTGGGGGCTACAAGGTTTCCGGTGGTCTTCACGGTGTTGGGGCGTCAGTTGTTAACGCCTTGTCAACTAAGCTTGAAGTTATAACCATGCGTGATGGCAAGAAGTACCAGATTGATTTCACCCGTGGTCGGGTCAACCATGAAATGGCGATGACTGGATCAGTACCAGCAGGTGAGCATGGTACCATCGTGCACTTTTTCCCTGATGCAGATATCTTTACTGAGACCACGTCCTTTGATGACAAGATCCTCAAAACGCGAATTCGAGAGCTAGCCTTTTTGAACAAGGGACTTAAATTGACTTTCACGGACAAGCGTAAGGAAAGCGCTGAAACGGACGTTTATCACTTCGAAGGTGGAATTAAAGAGTACGTTTCTTTCTTAAACCATGGTACCGAAGTATTATTTGATGAACCAATTTACGTTGAAGGTAATGATAATGACATCAACGTTGAAGTCTCGCTGCAATACACTCAAGGCTATAAGACTACGCTGATGACCTTCGCTAACAATATCCACACCTATGAGGGGGGGATGCACGAAGCCGGCTTTAAGACGGCTTTGACCCGGGTGGTGAATGATTACGCCCATAAAACCAAGTTATTGAAAGACAGTGATGACAACCTGTCTGGTGAGGATATTCGTGAAGGAATGACCGCGGTTGTTTCAGTTAAGCACCCTAATCCGCAATTTGAGGGCCAGACTAAGACCAAACTTGGTAACTCTGATGCTCGTACCGCTGTTGATCGGGCCTTTTCAGAAACCTTTAGCCGCTTTTTACTAGAAAATCCGCAGGAAGGTCGCAAAATTGTTGAGAAGGCTCAACTAGCTGAAAGAGCACGGACTGCTGCTAAACGGGCGCGTGAAGTTACCCGGAAGAAGTCGGGCTTAGAAATTGCCAATCTACCTGGTAAATTAGCCGATAACACAAGTAACGATCCGAGCATTTCAGAATTGTTCATCGTTGAGGGGAACTCCGCCGGTGGTTCGGCCAAGCAGGGGCGGTCACGACTAACTCAAGCTATTCTGCCAATTCGAGGCAAAATTCTCAACGTTGAGAAGGCCTCAATGGACCGTATTTTGGCCAACGAAGAAATACGGTCCCTCTTTACGGCTTTGGGAACAGGCTTTGGAGCTGACTTTGACGTTTCTAAAGCCCGTTACCACAAGTTGATTATTATGACGGATGCCGATGTCGACGGTGCCCACATTCGCACGCTACTGTTAACCCTCTTTTACAACTACATGCGTCCCATGATTGAAAAGGGCTACGTCTATATCGCTCGTCCACCTCTATACCAGGTTCGTCAGGGTAAAGTTATTCGCTACTTGGATACTGACGAGGAGCTACATGACTACCTGGGAAGTCTGCAACCGAGTCCGAAGCCAACGGTTCAGCGTTACAAGGGTCTAGGTGAAATGGATGCAGACCAGCTATGGGAAACGACGATGAATCCTGAAAACAGGCGACTTGACCGGGTTGATCCGGAATTTGCCAAGAATGTGGATGAAGTCTTCGAGTTACTCATGGGGAATGAAGTAGCACCGCGACGTAATTTCATTGAAACTAATGCCAAATACGTTGAGAACTTGGATGCTTAGGAGGTCTAAATGGATAACGACAATCAAGGTCAAGATCATAGAATAAGAAATGTCGACCTGACGAACGTAATGAATAGCTCGTTTTTGGATTATGCCATGTCGGTTATCGTTGCGCGTGCTCTACCCGATGTGCGTGACGGCTTAAAGCCAGTTCAGCGGCGTATTCTCTATGGAATGAGCGAACTGGGTGTTACGCCGGACAAGCAATACAAGAAGTCAGCCAGAATTGTCGGTGAAGTCATGGGTAAATTCCACCCCCATGGTGACTCTTCGATATACTTGGCCATGGCCCATATGGCCCAAGACTTCAGCTATCGGTACATGTTAGTTGATGGTCATGGTAACTTTGGGTCAGTCGATGGTGACGAACCAGCCGCAATGCGTTATACCGAGGCGCGAATGAGCAAAATCGCGGTCGAGATGCTGCGTGACATTAATAAAAATACGATTGACTGGCAACGTAACTACGATGACTCTGAGAATGAGCCGGTTGTCTTACCGGCTAGAATACCTAATCTGCTAGTCAACGGGACCAGCGGAATTGCGGTCGGAATGACTACTAACATTCCGCCTCACAACCTCTCTGAAGTAATTAAAGGGATTCATATGCTGATGAATAACCCGGATATTACAACCAAGGAACTAATGAAGGCCATTCCCGGTCCTGATTTTCCCACCGGTGGTACGATTATGGGTCGGGGTGGCATCTACCGGGCCTATGAAACGGGCCGGGGCAACATTGTTGTGCGAGCTAACACCACCATTGAAACCGAAAAGAGTGGCCGAGAACGGATTGTCGTCACTGAGCTGCCTTACTTGGTAAATAAGGCTGAATTGGTGAAGAAGATTGCTGATTTGGCCAGGTCTAAAACAATTGATGGCATCACCGGGGTGCGGGATGAGTCTGACCAGACGGGAATGCGGATGACCATTGATATCCGCCGGGATGCTAGTGCCAGTGTGGTGTTGAATAACTTATTCAAACTAACGCAGATGCAGGCTAACTTTGGGATGAATATGGTGGCCATTGCGGATGGCGCACCGCACTTTTTGACCCTGAAGCAAATGCTGGAATATTACTTGGAACATCAAGAAGATGTGGTAACCCGTAGAACCAAGTTCGAACTCGCTAAGGCTGAGGCCCGGGCGCACATCTTAGAGGGGCTGAAGATAGCCCTAGACCATATTGACGAGATTGTTCATATTATCCGTCAGAGTGAGTCAAGTGACATTGCTAAGGCAGCCCTGATCAGTCGCTTTGGTCTGGATGACAAGCAGTCACAGGCTATCTTAGACATGAGGCTGGTACGGCTGACTGGCTTGGAACGGGACAAGGTAGAAGCTGAATACAAGGAACTGCAGGTCAAAATTGCTGATTACAAGGATATCTTGGCGCGCCATGAACGAATCAATGAGTTGATTTATGAGGAATTACTTGATATTCAAAAGCGTTTTGGTGACGAGCGCCGAACCAAGATTGGTGATGGCGAAGTGATTTCAATTGAAGATGAAGATCTGATTGAAAAGCAGGACGTGCTGCTGACCCTGACCCACAGTGGCTACATTAAGCGCATGCTGATTAATGAATTTAAGACACAGAACCGTGGCGGTAAAGGTATCAAGGGCATGGGGATTAAAGACGGCGACTTCATTGAGAAATTGCTTTATGCAAGTACGCATGACCTA encodes the following:
- the gyrB gene encoding DNA topoisomerase (ATP-hydrolyzing) subunit B, translated to MADNKNNNSDQIKQYEKEADKYNASQIQVLGGLEAVRKRPGMYIGSTSSQGLHHLVWEIIDNGIDESLAGFASKIEVTINEDGSVTVQDDGRGIPVDIQKKTGRPALETVFTVLHAGGKFGGGGYKVSGGLHGVGASVVNALSTKLEVITMRDGKKYQIDFTRGRVNHEMAMTGSVPAGEHGTIVHFFPDADIFTETTSFDDKILKTRIRELAFLNKGLKLTFTDKRKESAETDVYHFEGGIKEYVSFLNHGTEVLFDEPIYVEGNDNDINVEVSLQYTQGYKTTLMTFANNIHTYEGGMHEAGFKTALTRVVNDYAHKTKLLKDSDDNLSGEDIREGMTAVVSVKHPNPQFEGQTKTKLGNSDARTAVDRAFSETFSRFLLENPQEGRKIVEKAQLAERARTAAKRAREVTRKKSGLEIANLPGKLADNTSNDPSISELFIVEGNSAGGSAKQGRSRLTQAILPIRGKILNVEKASMDRILANEEIRSLFTALGTGFGADFDVSKARYHKLIIMTDADVDGAHIRTLLLTLFYNYMRPMIEKGYVYIARPPLYQVRQGKVIRYLDTDEELHDYLGSLQPSPKPTVQRYKGLGEMDADQLWETTMNPENRRLDRVDPEFAKNVDEVFELLMGNEVAPRRNFIETNAKYVENLDA
- the gyrA gene encoding DNA gyrase subunit A — protein: MDNDNQGQDHRIRNVDLTNVMNSSFLDYAMSVIVARALPDVRDGLKPVQRRILYGMSELGVTPDKQYKKSARIVGEVMGKFHPHGDSSIYLAMAHMAQDFSYRYMLVDGHGNFGSVDGDEPAAMRYTEARMSKIAVEMLRDINKNTIDWQRNYDDSENEPVVLPARIPNLLVNGTSGIAVGMTTNIPPHNLSEVIKGIHMLMNNPDITTKELMKAIPGPDFPTGGTIMGRGGIYRAYETGRGNIVVRANTTIETEKSGRERIVVTELPYLVNKAELVKKIADLARSKTIDGITGVRDESDQTGMRMTIDIRRDASASVVLNNLFKLTQMQANFGMNMVAIADGAPHFLTLKQMLEYYLEHQEDVVTRRTKFELAKAEARAHILEGLKIALDHIDEIVHIIRQSESSDIAKAALISRFGLDDKQSQAILDMRLVRLTGLERDKVEAEYKELQVKIADYKDILARHERINELIYEELLDIQKRFGDERRTKIGDGEVISIEDEDLIEKQDVLLTLTHSGYIKRMLINEFKTQNRGGKGIKGMGIKDGDFIEKLLYASTHDLVLFFTNRGKVYSKKAYEVPEFGRTAKGLPVVNLLQLEKGEKIQTIITIPPDAAEHYLFFITRLGVVKRTKVSDFANIRNSGLIALTLRDGDELTNVLTTDGRQDILIGTHLGYAVRFNEEAVRSMGRTAAGVRGINLRTDDYVVGSGVIKDTDEVLVVSENGYGKRTPASEYPVKGRGGKGIQTAKVTTKNGPLAGVTVIDGTQDIMVITNDGIMIRFKIDSVSQTGRSTIGVRLIKVGDDSKAASLAVVPVEEDQEVADDSAEVSETLDDPQE